The genomic interval CGCGGCGCATCTGTCGCTTCCCAACGCAAACACCGTCTCGGAAACTCGAGACTGTGGGCGGAAATGGTACTCTCGAATTGGCACAGGGCCCTCAACTACAGTACCAACACAATTCTTCGCCTTTAAGGGCAGCCCTGACCTTGCGGACAAATTGGGGTGCGAGCGCCCCATAGCTGTTTTCCTGCTCCGAAACCGAATTCTGCGGACATCTGTCCGTGGAATTGCCGCAGGGAGCAGTACCGTACTCAGGATCCGATGGGGCTTTCGGGCGGTGAAAGAAAAAGGCAATAACGGCGCACATGTTCCGACGGGCGCACGGAGCATGGGCCGAAGTCTGAAAAGGAATCTGAATGACGCCTTTTCCGGTCTCGCATCAAAAGCATTTCGGTTATTAAAGGGCACTTAGGGCCGCGATGGGCAGATGTTCTAAGGCAGCCACCGTTAGTGCCCCCGAAGGCACAgaaatatcgacaaatctGAAGGTGTTTTCCTTAAAAGAAATGCTTCATTAGAATGCATCCCTCACTCGTAAGGGCACGCACGCATTAGCGCACCCCCAAGGCCCATTTCCATACTATGATTTCGAGATGGGACACCTCTGATTTCGGCGGCCTATAACGCACAATAACGCCCGTCtcggaaaaattaatttaaatcgttATGCGGGGGACAGGTAGTCTTTTTTTAGAGATACATATCAACCACTCCCGTTGTTGTTTAACATAggaattatgaatttttcataagaTTTGGGAAAGGTGTTGGGCAAATACAGCTTTCGACACTACGTGTCGAGGCATTAAGTGGGTAACGGCGCAATATCAATCAAGTTGGTGATTACAAAATGGGGTTCCCAATTGAATGATTATGATCATGTATAACGACCGCTGTTTAGGTGACTCAATTTCCGCAAGGACCAGAATCGGGTTGAGGAAAAAAGCGAGTTTAAATCATAAGCGAGGGTGAATGTTTCAGCCCTGATGTTAGAGCGTACGAAAAGTCCCTCGCTTCCAGATAGCTACTGTCGCTCAGGGAAATCGCGCATGTGTAAGATAGCCTAGAAGGGGGTACGTAAATGATTGTACCGCAGCGTCCTCTGCGTTTGATATCCAGGAGTAATTGGGGCAATTTTCCCATCTTTATCTAACTCCGTCCAAGGCTGAGAAAAGGAGTGAGACACGGTCCGGAGAAAGTCGGAACTAATTTTGCAGCTCGAGGAGGTTGACAGCGGCACAGCAGCAGCAATTACTAAATACACCGGACAAAACTAAATATTCCGtcgttgaaaaaaataatagttcaCAGTGGTTTCTGGGCGgttttaggaatttttattttacgagACGTACCTTGGACGGCAATAATCAGCCAGTGGAACCGCAAATTACGTAGAACTGATCTGGTTTATGCCGCATTGTGCTACCTCGTTTTTAACAAATGAACAAGAACTAACCATTAAGGAACGTTCTCGCAAAAACATGCGGAGATGATCCCCATAAAGTTCCCACCTGTCCCAGGGCTTCCGGGCCGTCGGAGACACCGGGTCCCTTGTTGCACCGTCTATGTCGTAAAAGTGCAACAATGataaaatggttttcaaataaaaatattgggtTACACACGAGCCCTACATGAGGGCATGTGTGCGCGTTCAAGAATGGATGTTTGAATGAGATATGGCGCGGATGCCCACTCAAGGTGGGTAATTATTGTTTGAGGGGGTGCTGCAAGATAAGCACGCGAGCATGGATCTATTTACACTTTTGAGGACCGGTGCGCGTTCCAACAACGTGATTGTGGAAACTTCTTTCAACGGAACGTTTATGCGACCACACCCTTCAAATTTAGCTTATCTAAGGGCCCATCTTGTGGTAGTGAACCCTTGGATGTAATTACGTCATAATCCTATGCCGAGGTAACCACTGGAGGTACTAAAAACGTCCGTCGGAAGCGCAAAAAGTTTGTGCATATAATTAATCCACCGCATGAAAAACAGACCCTTAACACGTGGTAATTTTTTCTAACGAGTGTTTGCTTGGataaaatattatctaaaTTATACGCTTGTCGTATAGAGGTTTAAACGGGGTCGGCTTTTTTGCCAGGGAGTGTTAGTCTTGTAGCGGTAGCCCTCTGTCAATAGACCGAGCTAAAAAAGCATTTGTGGGGCGTAGTTCTTTGGGTGGTTGGAAAACTGACAAAAAAAGACAGATGGTCGCGGTATAACATTTTCAAGCAAttttagaatgaaaaaaaaatgtatagggAAATATTATAATTGTAGGAGGCGTCTAGGCGCCATCTGAAATGCATCCGGTGAGTCACAGCCACCCATACACTTTACCATCCGCAAACTAGATGGGCAGATAAGTACTTTATAGTACACAGAACATAAGTAAGCACTAAATCGTTATGCGGGCACGCCCCAATTTGACGAACGGAGTAGGTCTTTAGCGCTGACAGTGGTCGACATTTCACAAATCAATCAAGGCAAAAAAATCGATTCAGTTGCATCCTTTCCCCTTTGGAAAACATTGGGCGGCATCGCGAAAATGGCAACATGGCGTTATTCACTTGTCAAACTGAACGGGAGACTAGTCCCGAAAGGAACGCCGAAACATACGcgtgagagagagagagagagacgcAGACGCATACATCGGCAATTACGTCACGAGTGTCTTTGCCAAATTGCCAAACAATTTTCCCGCTTTGGACGAAACTGGTTCAAACCGGCGGTCAATGGTCGAAATTAACTAGTCGAAAACTGCATTAACGGACGTAAAAATTTGCTTAAGATTTTAAAAGGGCCGTTGAAAGCTTCACATTTAGAAATTCGCAACTGTCCGTGGACAGCCATGTCACCGCTTTTCCAGGTGTTTTAAACTTCCAAGTCCAATTTACGATTATTATGAACAATTTGCACGTACTTACCGCCCTCTCATGAGCTCCCAGTGTGGTTCCCGACATCGCTTCTTATCCACACCTGAAACGAGCAGAAGCATATTATACGAcgacatacatatatatatatatatatatatatatatatatatatatatatatatatatatatatatatatatatatgtatatgtactGCCAAAGAAATGCTTAAGATGTGTTGCGTGCGATAGTGGCCCTATAGGGTGGCGGATATGCAAATAAGTAAGCCTCATATCCATCTACGAGGAAATGCGGTCACGCAGTACTTAGTTCACTACCCTTTGaccattaaattaataattaaacgcTGAAGCGTTGACTCCTTGGAAAGTGTACAAAAGCGGTTGTAAGCTTTGatttgtaattaattattggaaCCATAAAGGGTCGGGTAGCGTTAAATAAAGACagatgtttttaaaaagtcataatCTAGAAATCGGAGAAGTTATTAAACTGTGATTGAAAACTGTCAGTGCGTGCAACCACTGGGCAGCTGCTGCTCCTTTAGCTTTGGTTTCATTGTCTTTAGGCGAGGACGAAATATCACATAATAACTCATTTTTCTAGGTCTGGACGAGCCCAAGTCGCGTATCcttgaaaacgtttttataTAGGAGGGTCTCCCCTTTGGGAATGCTGGTGGCACGCGATTGTCTGCACAGCGAATGCCCAAGGATGGCCGTTTATTAATACTAATTATCGCGAAGGTCAATGGGTGACCCAAAAATATTACGTTGTCTGAGGCGTTTAGAGGCAAAACTTTTAAGTGAAGTAGGTAGTTTTGTGTAAAGATATTGGCTTCCTGGTTTGATGTGCGAGGGAACACTCCCTATAATTTAACTTTATACGCAAAGTCATCAAAACAGCAttaataaatcataataaATATCATGCCACGGGTTCACTCTCACCCTTGAAACTTCTTATACCTACCCGAAGAGACTAAAATGTATCAAcagaattatttacaatttatttttaattggccAAGTTAACCGTTAATTGGACAATTTAAAGTTTCTTTACTGATAAAAGTGCAATACATGCATAATGATATTGTTCAAGGAGTGTTGCACAAAAATCCAATTATTGCTACTTTTTCACAAGTTAATTGGGCggtattgaatattttttaaatgtctggaatttttcgaaactgaagaaaaaatagaaCGTGTAGGATGGCTACATCAGAAAACATGCAATTATAGAACAGAACATAACTAATGTGTAATTCATGATTACACTTATATAGGTAACACCCACAGAAACCTGACAGTATATTGACAATATAGCCCTAAGGTCTGGTATGCCTCAGTTTTAATCTTGAAGGGCTCAGATTTTCTTGTTTATTATGTGTCAAAAAGTTCCTTATTTTGGTATGAGTAAAATCTCAAATGAAGATCTATAGCATTGCCTTAAGACCGGCTTATTAATGTGCTGCTGCTATTGGCACCAAGCTAGTTTCCACTAAAATCAGGAAACCCATACTGCATCTAGACATTTCTTTAGGCATTGGTTTGTACTTAGTTCATTGCACTTATTATTTGGGCCTCAATAATGGATTTTTCACTTCAAGTGTATACACCAAAACTATAAGAAATGGATGCTTGTTGAGGCTTCTTATGATAACGGAACTCAGTGCATCCACCCTGCTCACCATGTGGTTTCCAATTTTCTAAATGAACCCCAAAACCATCTGTGTAATAATCATCTGGGACATTGCAATACTAGCCCTCATACTGACCTATACCCTTAGTTCTTGATATTAatcttataaatatattagtGTTGTGGGATACAGGGATTGGAATATCAAAAAGAGTACCAAATATGATGGTGCTTTCTACATACTTATTTTACACATACAAAAATGATGGTTTTTGGTGAAATGTTCCTGctatgaaatgaaatttttcaggacTCCAGATTGAAAATTGTATGGTATCAGGATTTAACTTATTCCTGAATCTCAGCGTGTTCTCAAATCACTTTAAAGTCGAACTATCGAGCTGAAATACTTACCAAAGCAAAAACTTAGAAACGAACTACAGTTTGAGAATAGTTGGAATTCCTGAGTGCAACACTTTCAGAATGAGTTTACGAGCGATTGTTGGCGGCTAGAGCAGACAAGTGAAATGGCTTATTACACGCACAGTTGACCGTATATTTACTTTGACTGGATTTTTTAGGCAGCACAACGAAAAACACcgaaaattaacataaattttgagtttaggaactgaaaaataaatataacctCGCCatgttttcttctttttttttttctgacagTTGTCGCCGTAACGCCATCTAAGAACGAGGAGATAAAACTTCTAAAAGCGAGAGGACATAATTTCTCTCCTTAACGCGTCTACGTAAAGAACAAGGACACAATATAACTCTGACAACTTCAACATTCAacagaataaatttaaattacatgaTTACATTTATTTCAACTAAACCCATTACAAATCAAACTTCCTTCTGCTGGTTTCCATGGCATGCCTCCTTCCATCCTTGATCCACTCATACTGCCCATATTTGCTGTCAAAAGTACCCTTTTGCAGAGACTTCAGCTTCAATGTAAAACGAGGGCCCAATTCCTTTAACCGTGCCTTCTTACCCTCCTCATCGAATCCATATCTACGAGAACGCATATCGTGAAAACGATCTTAAAAAGTGCCACAATATTGACCTGTAATgtctaaagaaaataaaatcccTCTGATTATGGAAAGTAACTGCTCGCTGACCGACGAATTCGGGATCATAGTGAAACAATGCTCCCAACATTCGGCCCACAGTTAACCCCAATCGAGTAGTGAAATTGTTCAGAACCACCTCAGGCCTATGGCTGGTGATAAGCTTATGACTTTTCCTCAATTCTGTGGTGATAAAAACGTTGCTTAACTTAAAATGAGCCGTAGGGCCATTTGGTAAGTGGATGACTAGGAGCCCATCTGGTTCTTTGCGATTCTCGTTGATCACTATAATGTCAGTATATTCCTTTGCTATAGCACTTTTGACTATCTTCTTCACACCAGAACGGTTCCTATAGAGAGCTTTAGAGTTGGGGATGATTCTCGTCATTTCTCGCCCAAAAATTCTAGTTTTCTTTAGATGACTGATTAGACatggaaataattataaagattACTTCTTACTCTCATGGGATTGTCTGCATAAGTTATGAGCACTTTAGGCTCATATGATTGCCGATAAAAGTCACTAAACTCATCATTTTCTAAATCATCCCTGATTAGTTCATTTTCTTCATCGTTCAAATTAGTGACAGTGGTCTCATCTTTGATTCTCAAGCTTTCGATTGTGTGGGGAGTTTTCTTGGGCGCATTCTCTCGAATGCGCTGCTTTTTGACTTCTTTTTTCGCCTGAATCGTTATGAAATGTACATCAACCAATAGgtgattttgcaatttttacctTCTTCAGTTCCCTTTTGGTCTTTTGAAACTGCTGAACTCGAACTTGCTTGTTCTTGATGTTGGAGAATTTAGCTTCTGTTGGGAATAGTACTGAACCACTAGTGGAGGGTTTAAGATCATTTTCCTccttaattttcatttcttcctTTGTATTTTCGCTATCACTCatgtttattcaatttttaaggaaaaagtcCAGAAAATAAACGTGTATCGTCTCGAAGACCAAAACCAAAAGTAGGGTTATGTTATAACGTCATGTGATAGCACGGCGCCCTTTGTTTTCTCGTGTGtgagaaagaaataaaacatcaTTCGATCAGTTGTTACAGAAAACGAACCTACCagtcaacttttttgacatctgtttttttacaaatcgTAAAcaagaactaaaaaaaataatataaacgcTTAACGCAAATTTCCCTTGGAATACGTGTGAAACCACTTCTATAGCTCCCAGGAATGGCGCAAAACGGGGAACCTCTAACTCTCGCCAAAGGTAAAAAATACACCCCATTCTTCATTATTCCTTTTCATTGATTGCCACGCATCCGTCTCTTTCAAGACATCAAAAGATCCATAGAGCTACTAGAGAAGCTTCAAAAAAGCGGCGAGGTCCCAGCCACCAAACTAATCGCCCTCCAAAAGGTCTTGCAGAGTGACTTTTTAAATGCAGTTCGAGAAGTTTATGAGCATGTCTATGAAACTGTGGACATTCAAGGATCCCAAGATGTCAggtattttaaacattttgctCCTTTTAAAGTTATATCAGTATCCTGATAATGTCTAGAGCATCAGCTACTGCCAAAGCAACTGTAGCAGCCTTTGCTGCTAGTGAGGGTCATGCCCATCCCAGAGTGGTAGAATTGCCCAAAACTGAGGAGGGTCTTGGATTCAATGTAATGGGAGGCAAGGAACAAAACTCCCCAATTTATATTTCCAGGATTATTCCAGGGGGAGTTGCAGATAGGCATGGGGGACTTAAAAGGGGTGATCAGTTGTTGAGTGTTAATGGTGTTGTAAGTACTCTATTCCCTTTATTGATGTTCCTCAAGTTTAGTGGGAATTTTTTAGTCAGTGGAAGGTGAAAACCATGAGAAAGCTGTGGAGTTGCTTAAACAAGCTCATGGTTCAGTTAAGCTGGTAGTAAGGTACACTCCCAAGGTATTGGAGGAAATGGAGTTAAGATTTGACAAGCAGAGAGCGAGGAGGAGGCAGCAATACAACTAAATATTAAGACCATTATCTGAGGCTTACAGTTCAGTATTTAAAGACTTTTGTTAGTAGAAGCAATTTATTGACCATGATGACATACACTAGTGTCTATTGCAGGCCTTCATAAGGCTGCAACAGCCACCAGTATCTGCTTATATTTGCCAGGCCTCGCGGATTTAAATAGGTGTAAACCTGAAGCTTTTTGTGGTGTCTGCTATGGCCTAGTCAAATATGTCTTTTTACCTGTAACAGtagtttattaatttagtaCTTATATAGTTTTTGGCATTGAAACTATTCTATAGCAAACAAGAATATTAACCTAGTCtgtcaaatattaaattttcttttatattaatttcaagTTTGCTACATAGAGTGATCCCATCCTATAACAAAAAGAACTCTTTCGCAAAGTCGCGGGTTTTACCTTAATGACACTATGACGTTCATTGTGTCTGATATTTTAATCATATTACACCGTTCAAGTGGGCCATGGCACCTTCACccaattatttaaatctgcAGAAAGTGTCTACTTTGGAGCCCAACTTGACAATTCAAATAGAACTCTTAATAATGGATCTGGCATTGAAtgtgttaattaataaaatcaacATAGAAATGGCAAAGAGAACAAGAGacgtttatttacaataaaaaatttccaaaaatctctgaattttcaaacttgctAGAGATCACTaaacaacaattattaatcaattataaCTTGAATGAAGGTTACAGGACCTTATTTTTAGTGCACAGGCAGCAACTTTCCCCCTACAGTTATACTAGGCCCAGTGTAATATCGCACTAGAACACTAGAGCCCCGTTTTAACTGCTTGTGCCTTGATAAATTAATCCAGCACTCCATCCAGGTTTTATAGTGAGGCATGAAAGGCGGGGATCCGACTAATAATCCTGAGTTGGACACTGCCATGCAGGTGGACACTACTTGGAATGGGTACATTACAGTTGTGGAGATGAACTGCCAGAGAAATAAAGTGTTATTTTCAGTCTTAGAAGTTTCAGATCAAATATACATTCATGGTGGTTGCAGTGTAAAGTTGCAGCTCCTTCTCCTTCACTAAATACCTATTTATTGTGTAAGTCAGACATCCTGCTAAAAGCAAGGTCAGGATGTCCCCTAATAGTCTTGGCATTAAACCACTAAAGAAACCTAATATGCCATTCTGGTGGTAAATCTCTTTGACTGAATCAAAAATTCCCCTAAAACCTAGTTATAAGTTAAAACCCCAAAGAAATTTAAGACTTCATTACATGTATTTTGTTTCCTTTCCTACAAATTGTGCCATCATTCTAATGGTTATCACATGAAAAGGTTGACTAATGGCAATTGCTGCAGTATGGTTTATTAAGTCGCATGccaatgaatttaaaaacttgtgcttcctgtaaaaaaaatgttttaaagctTAAGCAGTCACCACGCCTTTTTAAAGACATACCTAAGTTCTTCAGTATCTTCTTCATCATCTAAATCTTCCAACTTGGATAACTTTAGATATTCAGTACATTTCTCAACTGCAATTGCACTCAATAAACTTCCACACACCTTGGGGGCTAGTCCCGTGTACAATCCCGCAAAACCATCCACATTGTTTATgtgttttactgaaaaaatagttttattgaaaattaactttGTGTTAGTCAATTTATGCTCAGATAACATACTTACCTTGGAGGGCTTAAATCAACTTACCGTATTGGAAGATGTTGGGCAACTTCAAAGTGGGATtcccaaaaaatgttttagaagGTCTAGGGGCGATGGGTTCGTGCCCGATCTACAAACGACAGTGTGGCTCTAGGGGGGGGTCTAAGCTCGGTGAGCACTAACCTGAATGAGGATTTTCGCGTACTCGAAGGGGTGTGAGGCGGTGTTTAAAATAATGCGGAGAGCGTAATTGGACCACTGATTCTCTTTATGCTTTGACATGACTTCGggatttgacattttttcaagtgaAGACCGCCTGGTATcaatttggaattttgtttattgcgGCCCCGCACCAGTTCACCGCtgattgttttgaaaaatttgggaaaaagaaataattcgaCGTCAATGGTAAATGTCAGCGATGGTTAAAATTACGTTATGATCTCCTTATTCGAGTAGCAGTCTGTCTCTCTCGTGAAAACACGAAAAGAACGATAGACAATGACGAGCGGAACATATTGGCCCAACGACGTATTGCGCGACACGGCGAATGTGCGCCATCTCTGTCGCACTCGTGCAAGTCGTTTAATGCGAAGCGCGCAACGGAAGATCTACCGAGGGATCGCATTATAAAGTTCACCAATAGCGTAGCAACGGGGGGCGACGAGAGTCATCCAGTAGCTCACGCTCGGACGTTATCTTTTATGAATATGAATAATACGATTAGAGAACTGTTTAAATAGGTTTTACCGACGTCACCATTCTCGACCATTAGTCGCCGTACGGAACTGATCGAAAAATCCCGCAAAAGAAGAAGCGACTTAAGGCCAATCAGGAAACCTTCGTTACCTCGTTTTTTTTCCTAGAAATTTTCCGAACTTCGAAACGCACCACGCTGACCATTCTCGTTGTAGCAACTGCTCTCACTCCATATCTGCTcttaaaaaatccttaatCAGGCAATCCATTAAACCTCTAATCCGTATTGTTATGAATGAGAGTAAACACGGCATTGGTATCCATTAACATTTTCAAGTGCTTGATGCGCATCAATATTTCGCTATACCCAAAGGAAAAACGAAAATCCGTCCAGATTCGTAGCCGCCATTTATCAATAATTGAGATAAGAACGGGAACAATAAATTCTTCTAAGATGTGCTAATCTCCTAACGAAGTCCGTGTCATAAGAGCGCCATAGCTGGTTCGGTGACGGAAGAAGTCAGAACCAGTTGCGTGTGCAACTTCCTTCTGTGTGTACCACCGCATCCGTTAGTCGAGTGAGAATGTTTTTCAGTAGAGATAGAGAGAAGTTCGTAAGAGCTGTGGGAGTTTTGATTGTTGTAAGTGATTTTCGCtagataaattatttttttaaatccccaTTTTCCATGTGCAAGTAAAGTGTGCGCAACGACGTCGTTTTGGTACAATCAGCACTTTCTATTCACCGCCTAATCAGAGTGTTTCCTCAGTGATTTTCCCCGAAATCAGGGACGTGTGATATGTCGTACAGGTTCTTTCATTTGTTTTCGGAGCATTTCGCACGacatttt from Euwallacea fornicatus isolate EFF26 chromosome 17, ASM4011564v1, whole genome shotgun sequence carries:
- the LOC136344544 gene encoding probable ribosome production factor 1 — its product is MSDSENTKEEMKIKEENDLKPSTSGSVLFPTEAKFSNIKNKQVRVQQFQKTKRELKKAKKEVKKQRIRENAPKKTPHTIESLRIKDETTVTNLNDEENELIRDDLENDEFSDFYRQSYEPKVLITYADNPMRKTRIFGREMTRIIPNSKALYRNRSGVKKIVKSAIAKEYTDIIVINENRKEPDGLLVIHLPNGPTAHFKLSNVFITTELRKSHKLITSHRPEVVLNNFTTRLGLTVGRMLGALFHYDPEFVGQRAVTFHNQRDFIFFRHYRYGFDEEGKKARLKELGPRFTLKLKSLQKGTFDSKYGQYEWIKDGRRHAMETSRRKFDL
- the veli gene encoding protein lin-7 homolog C; this encodes MAQNGEPLTLAKDIKRSIELLEKLQKSGEVPATKLIALQKVLQSDFLNAVREVYEHVYETVDIQGSQDVRASATAKATVAAFAASEGHAHPRVVELPKTEEGLGFNVMGGKEQNSPIYISRIIPGGVADRHGGLKRGDQLLSVNGVSVEGENHEKAVELLKQAHGSVKLVVRYTPKVLEEMELRFDKQRARRRQQYN
- the LOC136344549 gene encoding mitochondrial carrier homolog 2-like, encoding MSNPEVMSKHKENQWSNYALRIILNTASHPFEYAKILIQIGHEPIAPRPSKTFFGNPTLKLPNIFQYVKHINNVDGFAGLYTGLAPKVCGSLLSAIAVEKCTEYLKLSKLEDLDDEEDTEELRKHKFLNSLACDLINHTAAIAISQPFHVITIRMMAQFVGKETKYMGIFDSVKEIYHQNGILGFFSGLMPRLLGDILTLLLAGCLTYTINRYLVKEKELQLYTATTMNFISTTVMYPFQVVSTCMAVSNSGLLVGSPPFMPHYKTWMECWINLSRHKQLKRGSSVLVRYYTGPSITVGGKLLPVH